A portion of the Symphalangus syndactylus isolate Jambi chromosome 13, NHGRI_mSymSyn1-v2.1_pri, whole genome shotgun sequence genome contains these proteins:
- the ZNF549 gene encoding zinc finger protein 549 isoform X1 has product MAAAALVNTPQGHVTFEDIAVYFSQEEWGLLDEAQRCLYHDVMLENFSLMASVGCLHGIEAEEAPSEQSVSAQGASQARTPKLGPSIPNAHSCEMCILVMKDILYLTEHQGTIPWQKPYTSVASGKWFSFGSNLQQHQNQDSGEKHIRKEESSALLLSSCRIPLSDNLFPCKDVEKDFPTILGLLQHQTTHSREEYAHRSRETFQQRRYKCEQVFNEKVHVTEHQRVHTGEKAYKRREYGKSLNSKYSFVEHQRTHNAEKPYVCNICGKSFLHKQTLVGHQQRIHTRERSYVCVECGKSLSSKYSLVEHQRTHNGEKPYVCNVCGKSFRHKQTFVGHQQRIHTGERPYVCIECGKSFIHSYDRIRHQRVHTGERAYQCSECGKSFIYKQSLIDHQRIHTGERPYECKECEKAFIHKKRLLEHQRIHTGEKPYACIICGKSFIRSSDYMRHQRIHTGERAYECSDCGKAFISKQTLLKHHKIHTRERPYECSECGKGFYLEVKLLQHQRIHTREQLCECNECGKVFSHQKRLLEHQKVHTGEKPCECNECGKCFRHRTSLIQHQKVHSGERPYNCTACEKAFIYKNKLVEHQRIHTGEKPYECGKCGKAFNKRYSLVRHQKVHITEEP; this is encoded by the exons GGCCATGTGACCTTTGAGGATATTGCTGTGTACTTCTCCCAGGAGGAGTGGGGCCTCCTTGATGAAGCTCAGAGGTGCCTGTATCATGATGTGATGCTGGAGAACTTTTCGCTTATGGCCTCAGTAG gttGTTTGCATGGAATAGAGGCTGAGGAGGCCCCTTCTGAGCAGAGTGTTTCTGCACAAGGAGCATCACAGGCCAGGACTCCAAAGCTAGGTCCTTCCATCCCAAATGCCCATTCTTGTGAGATGTGTATCCTGGTTATGAAAGACATTTTGTACCTCACTGAGCACCAGGGGACAATTCCCTGGCAGAAACCTTACACTTCTGTGGCCAGTGGGAAATGGTTTTCATTTGGTTCTAACCTGCAACAGCACCAGAACCAGGACAGTGGAGAGAAACACATCAGAAAGGAGGAGAGCAGTGCcttgcttctgagtagctgcagAATTCCTCTGTCAGACAATCTTTTCCCATGCAAAGATGTTGAGAAGGATTTTCCAACCATCCTGGGCCTTCTCCAACACCAGACCACCCACAGCAGAGAAGAGTATGCACATAGAAGCAGGGAGACCTTTCAACAAAGACGTTACAAATGTGAGCAAGTTTTCAATGAGAAAGTTCATGTTACTGAGCATCAGAGAGTCCACACTGGAGAAAAAGCTTATAAGCGTAGGGAATATGGGAAGTCCTTGAACTCTAAATACTCATTTGTTGAACACCAGAGAACCCATAATGCAGAAAAGCCTTATGTGTGCAATATATGTGGGAAATCATTCCTCCATAAACAAACACTCGTTGGGCACCAGCAGAGAATTCACACTAGAGAAAGGTCTTATGTGTGCGTCGAATGTGGGAAATCCTTGAGCTCCAAATACTCACTTGTGGAACACCAGAGAACCCATAATGGAGAAAAGCCTTATGTGTGCAATGTATGTGGGAAATCATTTCGCCACAAACAAACATTTGTTGGACATCAGCAGAGAATCCACACTGGAGAGAGGCCTTATGTATGTATTGAATGTGGGAAATCTTTTATTCATTCCTATGACCGCATTCGACACCAGagagttcacactggagaaagggCTTATCagtgcagtgaatgtgggaaatcCTTCATATACAAACAGTCACTTATTGATCACCAGAGAATCCACACGGGAGAAAGACCTTATGAGTGCAAAGAATGTGAGAAAGCCTTCATTCACAAAAAAAGACTTCTTGAGCaccagagaattcatactggagaaaagcCTTATGCATGCATCATATGCGGGAAATCATTTATCCGCTCATCTGACTACATGCGACaccagagaattcacactggagaaaggGCTTATGAATGCAGTgactgtgggaaagccttcatttCCAAACAAACACTTCTTAAGCATCACAAAATCCACACTAGAGAAAGGCCTTATGAATGCAGCGAATGTGGAAAAGGCTTCTACCTTGAGGTTAAACTTCTTCAGCACCAAAGAATCCATACTAGAGAACAACTTTGTGAGTGCAATGAATGTGGAAAAGTCTTCAGCCACCAAAAAAGACTTCTTGAGCACCAGAAAGTTCACACTGGCGAAAAGCCCTGTGAGTGCAATGAATGTGGGAAATGCTTTAGACACCGCACCAGCCTCATTCAACACCAGAAAGTTCACAGTGGAGAGAGGCCTTATAACTGCACTGCATGTGAGAAGGCCTTTATCTATAAAAACAAACTTGTTGAGCATCAGCGAATCCACACTGGAGAAAAGCCATATGAATGTGgtaaatgtgggaaagccttcaatAAAAGATATTCCCTTGTCAGGCACCAGAAAGTACATATAACAGAAGAGCCCTAG
- the ZNF549 gene encoding zinc finger protein 549 isoform X2 has protein sequence MQGHVTFEDIAVYFSQEEWGLLDEAQRCLYHDVMLENFSLMASVGCLHGIEAEEAPSEQSVSAQGASQARTPKLGPSIPNAHSCEMCILVMKDILYLTEHQGTIPWQKPYTSVASGKWFSFGSNLQQHQNQDSGEKHIRKEESSALLLSSCRIPLSDNLFPCKDVEKDFPTILGLLQHQTTHSREEYAHRSRETFQQRRYKCEQVFNEKVHVTEHQRVHTGEKAYKRREYGKSLNSKYSFVEHQRTHNAEKPYVCNICGKSFLHKQTLVGHQQRIHTRERSYVCVECGKSLSSKYSLVEHQRTHNGEKPYVCNVCGKSFRHKQTFVGHQQRIHTGERPYVCIECGKSFIHSYDRIRHQRVHTGERAYQCSECGKSFIYKQSLIDHQRIHTGERPYECKECEKAFIHKKRLLEHQRIHTGEKPYACIICGKSFIRSSDYMRHQRIHTGERAYECSDCGKAFISKQTLLKHHKIHTRERPYECSECGKGFYLEVKLLQHQRIHTREQLCECNECGKVFSHQKRLLEHQKVHTGEKPCECNECGKCFRHRTSLIQHQKVHSGERPYNCTACEKAFIYKNKLVEHQRIHTGEKPYECGKCGKAFNKRYSLVRHQKVHITEEP, from the exons GGCCATGTGACCTTTGAGGATATTGCTGTGTACTTCTCCCAGGAGGAGTGGGGCCTCCTTGATGAAGCTCAGAGGTGCCTGTATCATGATGTGATGCTGGAGAACTTTTCGCTTATGGCCTCAGTAG gttGTTTGCATGGAATAGAGGCTGAGGAGGCCCCTTCTGAGCAGAGTGTTTCTGCACAAGGAGCATCACAGGCCAGGACTCCAAAGCTAGGTCCTTCCATCCCAAATGCCCATTCTTGTGAGATGTGTATCCTGGTTATGAAAGACATTTTGTACCTCACTGAGCACCAGGGGACAATTCCCTGGCAGAAACCTTACACTTCTGTGGCCAGTGGGAAATGGTTTTCATTTGGTTCTAACCTGCAACAGCACCAGAACCAGGACAGTGGAGAGAAACACATCAGAAAGGAGGAGAGCAGTGCcttgcttctgagtagctgcagAATTCCTCTGTCAGACAATCTTTTCCCATGCAAAGATGTTGAGAAGGATTTTCCAACCATCCTGGGCCTTCTCCAACACCAGACCACCCACAGCAGAGAAGAGTATGCACATAGAAGCAGGGAGACCTTTCAACAAAGACGTTACAAATGTGAGCAAGTTTTCAATGAGAAAGTTCATGTTACTGAGCATCAGAGAGTCCACACTGGAGAAAAAGCTTATAAGCGTAGGGAATATGGGAAGTCCTTGAACTCTAAATACTCATTTGTTGAACACCAGAGAACCCATAATGCAGAAAAGCCTTATGTGTGCAATATATGTGGGAAATCATTCCTCCATAAACAAACACTCGTTGGGCACCAGCAGAGAATTCACACTAGAGAAAGGTCTTATGTGTGCGTCGAATGTGGGAAATCCTTGAGCTCCAAATACTCACTTGTGGAACACCAGAGAACCCATAATGGAGAAAAGCCTTATGTGTGCAATGTATGTGGGAAATCATTTCGCCACAAACAAACATTTGTTGGACATCAGCAGAGAATCCACACTGGAGAGAGGCCTTATGTATGTATTGAATGTGGGAAATCTTTTATTCATTCCTATGACCGCATTCGACACCAGagagttcacactggagaaagggCTTATCagtgcagtgaatgtgggaaatcCTTCATATACAAACAGTCACTTATTGATCACCAGAGAATCCACACGGGAGAAAGACCTTATGAGTGCAAAGAATGTGAGAAAGCCTTCATTCACAAAAAAAGACTTCTTGAGCaccagagaattcatactggagaaaagcCTTATGCATGCATCATATGCGGGAAATCATTTATCCGCTCATCTGACTACATGCGACaccagagaattcacactggagaaaggGCTTATGAATGCAGTgactgtgggaaagccttcatttCCAAACAAACACTTCTTAAGCATCACAAAATCCACACTAGAGAAAGGCCTTATGAATGCAGCGAATGTGGAAAAGGCTTCTACCTTGAGGTTAAACTTCTTCAGCACCAAAGAATCCATACTAGAGAACAACTTTGTGAGTGCAATGAATGTGGAAAAGTCTTCAGCCACCAAAAAAGACTTCTTGAGCACCAGAAAGTTCACACTGGCGAAAAGCCCTGTGAGTGCAATGAATGTGGGAAATGCTTTAGACACCGCACCAGCCTCATTCAACACCAGAAAGTTCACAGTGGAGAGAGGCCTTATAACTGCACTGCATGTGAGAAGGCCTTTATCTATAAAAACAAACTTGTTGAGCATCAGCGAATCCACACTGGAGAAAAGCCATATGAATGTGgtaaatgtgggaaagccttcaatAAAAGATATTCCCTTGTCAGGCACCAGAAAGTACATATAACAGAAGAGCCCTAG